The nucleotide window tagacataacataacttgttaaacaccaaccatggccgcaTATGCAACATACATAAtcaaaatggaatagtttaatatagatcaaatcaaaagataagagtttataggaaccaaatgcatgaaagctattatataactattcaaacaaatgtgggtacttctttctcatttcttcctcggcttcctaagtggcttcctcaacttgcTGGTTCCTTCATAgtactttcacggatgcaatttccttatttctcagttttcgaacttgcctatcaagaatggcaactgggacttcttcatatgatagatctTTATTCACCTCAATAGTCTCGACTGGCACGATGGTGGACGGATCCCCTACTACCTTCATTAACATACACACATGAAAGACCgggtgtaccaatgacatctcgggtggcagctcgagtttgtatgccacctgaccaattctctgaatgattttgtatggtccaaCATACCTAAGACTTAATTTTCCCTTCCTTCCAAATAGCATGATACCCTTTAttggggaaactttcaagaatacccaatcatcttctttgaactccaaatctctgcgacgCACATCCAAATAGGATTTTTGGCgactttgagcagttttcaacctttATTTAATAagcttgactttctccatggcctgatacacaaggtccggccctatcaattccgcttctccaacctcgaaccatctgatgggagacctacatctcctacaaTACAATGCTTCGAACGTTTCCatttggatactagcatggaagctgttgttgtaagcaaattctatgagaggcaaatggtcatcccaactacccttgaaatcaatagtacaagcacgtaacatgtcttCAAGCGTATGAATAGTCCGCTTTGCTTgcccatcggtttgtggatgaaaagttgtgctaaggtttacctgcgtacccaaaccttgctgaaacttcttccaaaaGTGGGCTATAAACTGAGCCCCACGatatgaaatgattgagactggagtgtcatgcaacctgactatttttttgatgtacaactgagcatactgttctgcAGTATCGATGGACTTGACTGGTaagaagtgcgctgatttcgtgagtctatccacaatcacccaaattgagtcaaacttgtgcaTAGTGtgaggtaatcctaccacaaaatccatatcgATCCTTTCCCATTTCCGCAttagaatttctatgttttgtaaCAATCCTCTAGGCCCTTGATGttcagccttcacttgctgacagttcagacattttgccacaaagtccgccacatctcttttcatgttattccaccaataaacttctttgagatcatgatacattttagtAGAACCTAGGtgtacggaatacctagaagtgtgagttTTTGTCAAAATCCTTTCCCTAAGACAATCAATATCTAGAACACATAGGCGCTCTTGgcaccgtagggtaccatcatcaatgccaaaagaaaagatgtgatattgtgtttatgaattccctccttcagctataccaacaatggatcattgtattgcttttcTTTGACCTCCGCTACAAGCGACGATTCAGCCTTATTCTACACAATTACTCTCCTTTCACTAAGTCCGCAAGATGAACTCCTAGACTAGCTAACTGGTGAACTTCCCTGGCCAACAGCCTTTGATATATCTCCAAGTGAGataactacccatagatttccgtcTAAGAGAATccaccacaacattggcctttcccgggtgatagagaatcttaatatcatagtccttgagtagcCCGAGCCATCCTCTATGTCTCAGATTTAACtccttttgtttaaaaatatattgaaggcttttgtggttcataaatacatcaacgtggaccccatacacataatgtcgccaaatctttataCAAAAACTACCGCCACAAGTTCTAAACCATATGCCGGATAGTTCTTTCCATGATTCTTGGATTGCCTAGAGGTATAAGTGATCACCTATCCATGCTCCATCAATAGTGAACCATCTATATCACATTTCTCTTGCAACttgctcttccaaattctcaacaaaagacattactggaTGAGTTTTCTTATTGAACCTTCTATTTCAAAGAAATAACATCTTCTAGCCCGCGCACACACCTTAATATCATTAACATGCACGACATTGCATCAAGTGTAATGTAACATTGTGCTCAGACCTTTCCTGGTCAACCTCTTTCCTCTTTGTGtgccttataggatttaagaaacCACTCCACTTTCCCTTGTAAACATTCTTGTGATCTCTCTTTACTGTTCAATACCACCCAAAACGCATATCAACACCCTTCGTACATATTCAATTCAGAAAGTGCCACTGGCCCGAACAATATATTggtaccatcttttctttctaaatggAATATTCATTCCCATTCTATTTTGCTCATAGTGCATAATTGATAGACTTAATTTCCCACACACTTGTCTACCTCCTGTGAACTTGTAATATCATTGTGCATGGTTTAATGAGTTTATCATATCGCAACTTTACCACCAGTAGTCTTACTTTCCAttatatgtagacatgaactatcTCTTAGCTCCTTTAGTTACCATTCAGTGTCACCCAAGTCGATAGCATAACGGTTAGTCCTTTAtaccttctattaacacttgtgttgcaggcgagtccaccattctgatatgaactgttttgcgataaccatggacatatcaatttatagattttctccCCATTTCTTATCACCTCATTCACCCTATCTAATGAATAGCCACACACTCCTCAATGTGCTAcgtggtcttttcccttagttatTTCATCATGCTCACCTCTTAACTCTTGTGAGGATATCCGTAGAAAAGTGTGTTCATCAACATATCACTTAACACTTATTTGCTTGTAAGGTTTCCATCAAGCCCAAATACgctcttgggttattatagcatcacatttattCCTCCCACTCATTCCACCTTTCTTAACGTCTTGGAACTTTAGTTGAATCGCAATTCCATAATTATcccattctaaaaactcgcaaaACATTCACCTTTGATCTATAGTACTTCCTTGGGATGCATTGTCCCAAACCCTCTAACAAGTATAGAACCCTTTTACAAacctactcttagtttctaggatcgttgaccctatcattcacaatgcaatgtatgaagaatttaccttccttaaccttccaccttTTGGAagtactagtggtctatcattagcatatcctttcagataaTCACATTATCCATTATTACTTTTCTAGACTACGCCTATCTTcaacaaaaatattcaaacatcaaagctacatggtcttactcttgtttcattgtatttaagtggccttgctatggcccttcctcccccacttagggggaatgtcccggattttgacacaagttttgaatttagcaacttcatggacataTGTTTCATTTCTCTATCCCTCACATATATGCTCGTGTATTAGGGAGATTGAAGTCAcaatggtattaacctcataagtcctttgctcttattcagccacacggGCTTGGGATTCCAATTCCTCATACCAATGTCCTTTAGGAGTGTAACAAAACTTCATACACTTATGGGGTTCTTATAACATTCGTAGCATAAGGGTCTTctcattatgggttcaattgactttcatttcataacttcttgtctcctagGGGAGACTTGCACTCTCATCATCAATCTCCTGGTCATGTCTCCCATATATCACGTGCTTATATAACTAGTTTTCTTTCACACCTTAGGATCATTTACATACTTCTTACACTACCCATATGTGCTATTCAAGCTTATATAGCACTTATCAATTCAATGTTTCTTTGGAGGTTACAATTATTTTTAACACTTTCTCGAATAAAGTATGCTTCTGGTACTATGTACGTACCTCATATATTTGTACCATTCGTTCAATATAACACATATGTCATCTCCTTAATATCCAGGCCTTTGCCCACTGGTCATTCcgtatgacaacattacttgaaatAGGTGAAAGAGCGTCTAAACTTACCTTGAATCTCAACGCACGAGTTATAAGACAATCTTATAGtaaagctttatcgcacgatctggagtgtagaagaagggtattattcctatattcccaagtagcatcctaattatagatgtggtcgacaacacatcgataagaaggactctactagacacggctccgagacatcataggacactttaaaaccttaggctctgatactaagtttgtcacgccccaaaaccgaggggcgcgaccggcgctcgaccgggcagccccagccaagcggacctgggtgcctttcctattccacgtgttaccccgcgtttccatttcccattaaccaagtgaaatagccatttataaatttaaacacattcttacgagatttacatagcatacatagttacttagcgtggtttacaagttatactgcccaaaatacataagtacataacccgcatttcctgtctatggagcctctcgggatacaaaagagtgatacaatacttgccggtaacaaggttccggctataccttacaccaaaaaccaaaacaagactCCGAAAtaaaaagcggcatgagccacgcaaggCCCCGAGAGGAAAATGGCTCACTAATGCTTCTGGCGGAAAGTGAAGGGGAGCTACGgtcggtggactggagtacctgctatggatccacctacaatcataatacgaatgtagcgcccccgacaaaagggacgtcagcacatttgaattgtactggtatatatgaacaaacttgccctaagtaaacttaaaccatacacaagtaacaagtagtcatggaaacaacaatcaaatacacatgaaagaaaaccatcaagccaaacaagttacaatctctccatttccccttcaacattttcacatcaattatttcacaactttctcatattttcatttcaatggTAATTTcaatcacttttccacccttattacctcggccacccttatcaccacaacccacaccttattacttcgtgttgcggcgcgcaacccgatcccaccgaacaatcacaattcacaaacaacacaacagcaacaacaataacaattcacaaagaacaacaacaacaattctcaaagaatttctatagccatcaatactatttccatcatattcaacaactcatatgcattttatgtcaccgcgataattgccaatacaagccatatatgttattaccacagttgttccaactgcatcatttacgatttccttccatcatttgtttctcaactcTTACCACATAACACATTCACAATCACACATTTGGTTATTGCCAATTACGTACACCATTATATCGGGACACTTAACTACGaacaatcaaatcataccaatcacaagaattccacaaataatccacgtagatatcacataccaaatattcgtacatcaaacaaagtgactttacaaaggtcaaagttagccatacatacctttcttgatctttcctttaattactacgatattccggaaattctagaaacttcaatctatttcgtgtcataacaaaatttaaacacaaattaggaacatattcataattctagctcatttgagaattttatcaattactagttgtgcatcttgatttcaaatctcttttacaagattccCTTCATTTcgcaacccaatctttacttgtttatattCAACAATATTCCCACAAACCTAAATTGTACATGCATGAATAATGaatactctcacatccaagaatcatcttactaattacccatttttagttagatttcaaagttgaagaattggggaaaagaaattcttacctctttgaagccttaGCAACCCTTTGATGCGATTTCAAGCTGCGATTCAAGGAAGAGTAGTGAAATCTTTAGTTTTCCCCTTTACTCTCTCTAGAATTGCTCTCCCTTCACTCTAGAATACCAGAAATTTCCCCAAAAATAAACCTCAAtcgagttaaatgaaatggggttcGGGTCTTAAAAACCCATTTTTTGTACTGCCGTTTTCGTGTGGGGCACCGCGGGGCACGGGGCGTCTGTGCAAAATGTGTCTGGAAATAAAATTTCAGACCATACTGGAATTACTACTGGCACGGCGCGGCgggcgccgcatggggcgccgcggTAGTTCAAATTTCTGCGctgctttggtaatttggtcataactttgtgtaggaatgtccgaatgacgaacggtttgatgcgttggaaactagactcaaagaccttttattttatAGGATGTTAAtaacacaaatccttatataacAGGAGATATagttgtccaaagtgaggtcttgtgcgcactcatttgcaactttcgtctattatgaagttttataacttggcttagacttaggactcTCCTTAGACaccaattcacttctaatatgacttatacacttattaatatatccaattgatatcataatatccttaatcctcatttgtacgcaagataaaatatttagcctaccttggctccacgaaatcttaaattactaaacaaaattttctggggctttacatgtTCCTACTGCCACAACTTCCCATGCTGAAATTGGTTCCTCTAATGGTAGTAGGGCAATGAAACAAGTTAACATCAAGATTCCTGCAGATGGTAACCTTTTGAAGAAATCATGCCAAACTGACGTTTGGTTGATACCACTGTTAGGCCTAGTTGGGAAGTCTAAACTGGAAAGTCACAGCTCTCTAACATGGATGAATGATATTGTGCATTCATCCTTGAAGGTATaaaccttatatttttattttatgtgatttttcttttactaGTATCATATTTCGTTTTTTATTATGTAGATCAATCTCATCAGTACAGAGATGATGAAAAGGATTGTCCATACGGAGCAACTGATGAATGACTATCATACTGAGGCAGACAATTGGAAAGAGCAGTACAAAGGTCTTCAACTTGAAATGGAAGTTTTAGAGGAAGATAAGTGTACTTGGAGCAGCAAGTAAAGGTTATGACAGCGGAACTAGCGGTTGAAAAAGCCTGTTCTAATCAGGCGAGTAAAGATAAGAACCTTCTTGAGTCTTCATTTGCTGAACAACTTTCTAAAGCCACTGAAGAGATCAGAGGTCTAAAATACCTATTGACCCAGAAAGAAGTTTACACTGGTGAGCTTGTTCAAACGCTCACTCAAGCTCAAGAAGATCTCCGAGTGTCTTCTAATAGAGTTCAATTTGTGGACAGTTCACTTGCCCCCTTGCAAGCTTCTTATGATGCAGACTTGactgaaaatgaagaaattaaaagtGATATTAAGCATTGGGAAAGAGATTACGAAGCTCTTGAAGATAAGGTTGCCGTTGAAGTTAGTTGGGCTTTCTTGAACACACGCCATGACACTTTGATGGAAACAAGCCGGGATGGCTTTGACTTAGCTTCTGAGATTGCAAAGATCAAAGAAACTATTGAGAAAACCCAACAAATTCAGAGCTTTTCTTCACCAGTGACTGATACTCTTGAGGGTGATGAAGTTACTCCTGGTGACGCTGCTATTCAATCTCCTTCCACTCAAGTTACTCTTCTTACTTCTGATGATGTTGTTCTTCATCCTACCGGTTCAGATTCTGTGCCTCAGTGAAAGTTTAAGAAATTTTGAagtgttgttttatttttatttttttattggtGGAACATTTGGAGGCTTACCCCTGGTCCCATTTGGGGGTAATGTTTTGGAAAATCATACCCCTAGTCCATTTTAGGGTTTTTGTATAAGATAATCAGGTTGgaactaagttcatacttagttttAACTAAGTTATTATAATACTATAAAGTTTCTGTCTCACTTCTATAATACCCTTATTTAGAGTTTCTGTTCTACTCTCTAAGTGGTTTACCCTTGCTTTATCCTTATAAGTTTGGGctttatttttcacttatttggatttttgttttatcCTTTGTTATCTTTACTTTTGTATTTAAAAATGCGTCATTGCTTCGTGACTCTTTTGAACAAGCACAAATTAtaaaaagagggcccttttatatacgacacttaatgaagaagacgcctcaacttcataatggtgtaaacatacaaaataagaaataggaacacacatgctTCTTTGTATAACTTTGAGGAAAGTTTTGTATCACTCGAACTTTCAAATTATAGaacactttacatgtatttaagTACCATCTATAACTCTTTCGTAACTGCTTTATTTACAACAGATTTGTATAAAGAAATTCAAGGGTATATCTTGCAACCCGTGATTAAATATTGACTTTAACCTAAACATTCGTAAGATTTTGAATTTTACATCCACGAGTGTATTCTTCATAGGTTTTTGAATCAGGCTTGTGTTTTTGGCTACTCGTGACTTTGCTCTAAACTTTCGATTTGTTGGGTAAACTTTAAGCTTGACTTGAATTCTGATTTTTCTAGTCTTCTTTGCCTTCATTatatatatagtcccccaagtgtttgaattTTGAAGTATGGAATCTCAAGCACTTGACTATTCCTTCCAtgtggtccttttcctgaaaaagaaaaaatgtatgAGACTCGGAAGCATATAtaatttagatgatgactgcttaaccctttATATTTCCATAAGAAAagttgtaaccctagaccggAATTATGTTACTTCTACGTGTCTTtcaggtctaatatcatcatttggtgcgggctagctttttgcctatcatctaaaattgttagtataattttaactatataaaaaaaattgtaattGAGGGATACACATTTCTTTACTTAGAAATAATACTTTTTCAGATGAATAGTATTCCAACTCGAGGGTAGAACCTTCCCATCCATGGTTTCCAACTCGTATGCACCTTTTCCAGCAATACCTCAAACCTTGTAAAGTCCTTTCCAATTTGGATTCAATTTTCCTATATTGGTTGCTTTTGTTGATTGAAAATCTTTCTTGAGTAcgtagtccccaatcttgaagtacctAAGATGAGCTTTCCGATTGTAATATCGCTTAATAATTTGCTTCTGCGCAACCATCCTTATCAAGGctgtttctttcctttcttcaAGCAAATCAATATTTATTTGTATCTCCTCCTCATTTGACTCTTTGGTTGCTTGGTTGTATCTTGTACTTagttcacctatttcaactggaattaaggcttcagcaCCATACACAAGTGAAAATGTTGTCTCCCCCATTCTCGTTTTTGCTATTGTTCGATAAACCCGTAAGACTCCAGGTAACACTTCTGGCTACTTACCTTTTTGACTCCTCTGGCCTTTTCTTCAAGATATTAATAATAACTTTGTTTTTATTCAGCTTGTCTGTTGGCCAcgagatgataaggtgttgaagtaatccttttaatttgctaATTTTGAAAGAATTTTGTGATATTTGCACCTATGAACTACGGGCCGTTATCATACACGATTTCTTTTGGAACCCTGAACTGACATATGATGTTTCGCCAAATGAAGTCCCTGACTTCTTTTTCCCATACCTTTTTGAAGgcacctgcttctacccacttagtgaaataatcagtGAGCACTAATAAAAATCGTACATTTTCTTTGGCTTATggtagtggacccacgatatccatcccccatttcataaacggCCATGGTGCAATAACCGGGTGTAATAACTCTGCTAGACGATGCATGTTGTTActgtacctttgacatttatcacatttggccacAAAGCTTTCTGCCTCCtcttccatttttggccagtaataccctgctctaATTAGAGTTGTTACCAAGGATCTTCCTCTTGCATGATTTatacaatgtccttcatgtacttctctcatcacataatCTATTTGAGAAGGTCCGAGATACCTTGCTAAAGGACTACCGAACATTTTTTGATATAAATTGCCTCAATCCAAACAATAATGGGCAACTTTTTGTTAAAGTACCTGAGCTTTTTTCTTATCCTCAGGTAGGATTCCTACTGCAAAAAGTTAATGatctcgtttctccaatcccaggttagatTATTataatttacctcatttttatctTAATGGAGTTCTtaatgaaacaaatgtattatggaagcattttcttcatttgttactTCTGCAGCGGATGCAGGATTAGCCAATGGTCTGCTTCGATATTTTCTTCCCTGGGTATCTGTACGATTTTCCAAGATCGGAATTGTCTGACCAAATTTCGTGCCTTTTCCAAATATTGTTGCATCCTCGCCTCTATAGCTATATAAGTCCCCTATATTTGATTAACTATGAGCTGCGAGTCGCTTTTGATTATAACCTGCTCTATTCCGAGCTCTCGTACCAATTCTAAACCTACATAGATTCATATTCCGCTTCATTATTAGTAATAGGATGACACTTTATGGCTTGCCTTATAGTTTCTCCCAAAGGTGGGATTAGAACAATGCCTAAACCCGATCCTTTAACATTCGAGGAGCCATCATTAAATAGGGTCCAAGTACCTGGATTGGACCTGTTAAATATCTGCAGTTCTTTTTTAGCTTCTATTACCATACCTGGGCTACAGTATGCCACGAAATTTGCTAAAACTTGTGATTTTATCGCAATCTAGGTTGATATGTgatgtcatattcacttaattctatgaCCCACTTGGCTAATCTAGTTGATAACTCTTGCTTATACAATATATTTCGTAAAGGGTAAGCAGTCACTACAgagatagggtgacattgaaaatgagGCCTTAATTTTCTAGAAGCCATTATTAGTGCTAAAGCAAGTTTTTCTAaatgaggataccgattttcagcATCTAATAAggatttgctaacataataaattggagattgtttacctttatcTTCTCGAGCTAATACTGCACTTACCGCCACTTCTGACACAACAAGATATATAAGTAGCTTTTCATCGTCTTTTGATTTGGCCAGCAatggtgggtttgacaagtatgccTTTAAATTTTTGAGCGCTTGTTGGCATTCTTCAGTCTACTCGAATTGGCTTTGCTTTTTTAATACTAAAAAGAACTTAAAACTTTTATCCGAAGAATTAGAAATAAATCTTCCCAATGCTGCTATCCTACCTGTCAATCTCTCCACTTTTTTTTTTGCTCGTGAGTATATCCGGTATTTCTTCAATAGCTTTAATCTTCGCTAGATTTACTTCAATTCCTCGGTTAGAAACAAGGAAACCTAAGAACTTACCTGATGACATGccaaatgcacacttttcggGATTTAGCTTCATATTGAACTTACGGAGAATCTGAAATGTATCTGACAAATGTTGGATGTGATCCCCCGCCTGTGTTGACTTGACTAACATGTCTTCAATGTAGACTTCCATGGTTTTTCCCAGGTACTCCTGGAACATTTTCGTTACTAACTTCTGGTATGTGGCTCTAGCATTCTTTAGACTGAAAAGAATGACTTTATAGCAGTAAGTCCCCCTTTCCGTAATAAAAGAAGTTTTTTTCTCGTCTACAGGATCTATTTTTATCTGATTATATCCAGAATAAGCATCTAAAAAAACTTAACaattcatgtcctgcagtagcaTCGATTAGTTGATCTATGTgcggcaaaggaaaagaatctttagggcaagctTTATTCAAATCAGTATagtctacacaaactcgccacttaccattctttttAGGCACCACTACAGTATTAGCTAGccaattaggatattttacctctcggATAGACCCAATTTTTCAAAGCTTTTGTACCTCATTTTGAATCACCTGGTTTTTGGAGGATCCttgcttcattttcttttgtttgataggTGGGTGCGTTGGATCTTCATTTAGCTTATGGGTCATCACCTCCGGGGGTATACTTGTCATCTCTGAATGCGACCAAGTAAAGCAATCtgcgttagcttttaaaaattcaattaacttaggTTTTAACTCTGGGCTCAGATTGGTTCCGATGTAAACTTTTATGTCCCTCCAATGTATAAATAGCACCACAACTTCGAGTTCCTcgattgttgttttgatgttttcattttcCTCTGGCTCTTAAATAGTATCTGGCATTAAGTCTACATCCGTCTGTCCGTCTTAGGTTGAGGTTTGAGTTGTTAAGCCCTCAACCGAATTCTGTAGTTGTTATTTTTCTTCTGCAACGTCATTTTGTATGCTTGAATACGCCACTGAATTGATACTCCTAGAGGCTTATTGATCACCCCGGATTTGCCTAATTCCCCATTGAGAAGGGAACTTAATAACCCGCTGTAAAGTATATAGAACATCATCCATAtcgtgaatccaaggtctgccgagtaTCATATTATATGCCATGTCCatatctattacttgaaatttcGTATCTTTTATCACTCCTTTTGCGAATGTGGTGAGTATTATCTCCCCTTTTGTAACAACGCTTGAATTGTCAAATCCAGATAAGGTACGTGCTTTGGGTACTAATTTGTCATCAGCTTGAATTTCGTTTACCACTCTTAAAAGAATGATATTTATAGAGCtgcctggatcaatcaaaacttgttttacattagtatcatgtacaagtaaagatattatcagtgcatcattatgtggtATTAACACgccatctgcatcatcaaatatTATATTGTCTTCTTCCAAAACTTGGAGACCTCGCTTCCCATGGGTGACTGTGATTTTTGATACCTTTTTTTTGCAGCCGTATATGTCACACTGTTGACCTTCTCTCCTCCGCTTATGCCATTAACTGTTCTCTTTGGTGACAGAGGTTTTGGGGGCTCCTGTCTATTATTCATATACGCTTGCTTACCCTTCTCACCAAACAATTCAGTTAAGTAGCCTTGTATTAATAAGTGCTCTACTTCACCTTGTAGCAATCTACAATCTGTTATTTTATGACCGTGATTATTATGAAACTCACACCAGAAATTTGGGTTTCTTCTGTTGGGGTTCGATCTCATTTCTTTCGGCCACCGCACCTTATTTCCCATGCTTTATAAAATAGCTACCAACTCAGATGTGCTAACATTGAAACTGTAACCACCAATCTTTGCTTTTGAACTTCTATCGTTATCCTGCGCATTTTCACTCCTTTCCCTCATAGCAGAATAGTAGGTTTTATTACCTACAAACCAAAATACATGCATTAGCTCTCCCTAAAAGGAGAAGGAAGGCTGGAATGCCAATAGGCATCTATTATTGATTTCACCCTACCCTGACTCATTGTACTAGTTACTGCTATAGTTAGTGTTGTATTGGTGTATTTCTAGTGAACTTACATAGCGAGCTGTAAAGGTAGAAAAAAATAGATCAATCAAGAGATAGTGGTTCTAAGCAAGGACAAACGACTGAGGATTGGCCAGGGAGAGTCATCTCATCTTATGTGTCTCGCTCCTTCCCAAACTTGGATGATGAACCTGAATCTCTGTCCCTAGATCTGGAATCATACCTTAGGTTCTCCTGTTTTGAACGTGAATCCCTTCCTACTGGTCCCATGTACCGTACATGTTCTTACCGAACCTTTTTTCAGTTTCTGGTAGCttcagtgttgatacccaattgtttccttatatatttttaaaatatgcaCATATAGTTTCAAATAGTGCACATGCATTTATAAATATGcacaagttgtcacgaccccaaatacccgatcgtgatggcgcctatcacctTACTAGGCAAGCCAGCCCAAACCATTAACCACAATAAGTTTCTTTTATAAA belongs to Nicotiana tabacum cultivar K326 chromosome 6, ASM71507v2, whole genome shotgun sequence and includes:
- the LOC142182199 gene encoding uncharacterized protein LOC142182199, which translates into the protein MGETTFSLVYGAEALIPVEIGELSTRYNQATKESNEEEIQINIDLLEERKETALIRMVAQKQIIKRYYNRKAHLRYFKIGDYVLKKDFQSTKATNIGKLNPNWKGLYKV